A genome region from Candidatus Obscuribacterales bacterium includes the following:
- a CDS encoding HD domain-containing protein has product MPSWPTLPNLSRTYHDPLHGAIALDRSDPVEWLLIQLIDTPALQRLRRIRQLGPASLTFHGAESSRFTHSLGVLAIARRAFDHLANRHHELRPHRAAVLCAALLHDVGHGPFSHTSEEIFGCHHEVWTLRILKESPSVRHLLDAFNPTLIQQLQQIYSKEHPIPCIWQLVSSQLDCDRLDYLMRDSYMTGASYGSLDIDRILLALDYDPASQQLIVQRKGMAAIEHYLIVRYFMYAQVYNHPKNLAATWVLQQAMDRARQQSSLTADDTVTAWLHQVDHLTLEQYLATDDGVFLYHLQRWQQHPDPVLADLCRRFIHRDLLKTQDLTAYSPREQQDILAAVHNQLEQAGWASRCYAGLRTTVSRGYTLYQRGIQIQTADGLRDISDLSPLVTTLAQDVPRHWLIYPREVDITESVAAARCTSI; this is encoded by the coding sequence ATGCCGTCGTGGCCAACGCTGCCTAACCTCAGTCGCACCTATCACGACCCACTCCATGGAGCGATCGCCCTTGATCGCAGTGACCCAGTGGAGTGGCTGTTGATTCAACTGATCGATACTCCAGCCCTGCAGCGGTTACGACGCATTCGCCAACTGGGCCCTGCCAGCCTCACCTTTCATGGGGCAGAGTCATCCCGGTTTACCCATTCCCTGGGCGTGCTGGCGATCGCTCGTCGGGCCTTCGATCACCTAGCCAATCGCCACCATGAGCTGCGACCTCATCGCGCAGCCGTCCTCTGTGCTGCCCTGCTGCATGACGTGGGACATGGCCCCTTTAGCCACACCAGCGAAGAGATCTTTGGCTGCCACCACGAAGTATGGACGCTGCGGATTTTGAAGGAATCCCCATCGGTGCGCCACCTTTTGGATGCCTTTAATCCGACCTTGATCCAGCAACTGCAGCAGATTTACAGCAAGGAGCATCCTATCCCCTGCATCTGGCAACTGGTATCGAGTCAGCTCGACTGCGATCGCCTTGATTACCTGATGCGCGACAGCTACATGACCGGAGCCTCCTACGGCAGCTTGGACATCGATCGCATCCTGCTGGCCCTAGACTACGATCCCGCCAGCCAGCAACTGATCGTGCAGCGCAAAGGCATGGCGGCCATCGAACATTACCTGATCGTGCGCTACTTCATGTATGCCCAAGTGTATAACCATCCCAAAAACCTAGCCGCCACCTGGGTGCTGCAGCAAGCGATGGATCGGGCTCGCCAGCAGTCGTCCCTGACCGCCGATGACACCGTCACCGCCTGGCTACACCAGGTGGATCACCTGACCCTAGAGCAATACCTAGCCACCGACGATGGCGTTTTTCTCTACCACCTGCAGCGCTGGCAGCAGCATCCTGACCCCGTGTTGGCGGACTTATGCCGACGGTTTATCCATCGAGATCTGCTCAAAACCCAAGACCTCACCGCCTACAGCCCTAGGGAACAGCAGGACATCCTCGCCGCTGTTCACAACCAGCTAGAGCAAGCCGGCTGGGCTAGCCGATGCTACGCCGGTTTACGCACCACCGTCAGCCGTGGCTATACGCTCTATCAACGAGGCATCCAAATCCAAACCGCCGATGGACTCAGGGACATCAGTGACCTATCTCCCTTGGTCACCACCCTAGCCCAGGACGTCCCTCGGCACTGGCTGATCTATCCCCGCGAAGTGGATATCACCGAATCGGTTGCCGCTGCCCGCTGCACCTCCATCTAA